A genomic stretch from Helianthus annuus cultivar XRQ/B chromosome 1, HanXRQr2.0-SUNRISE, whole genome shotgun sequence includes:
- the LOC110872035 gene encoding serine/threonine-protein kinase STY13 yields the protein MDLKKYREESEGESGIMRSESRSLGSSPKNSSGQLGSKSKDLGNMSNNKDSFLRADKIDFKSWDVQLDKHLSRVWSRDKEKETNTKKEEWEIDLAKLDIRNVIAHGTYGTVYKGVYDGQDVAVKVLDWGEDGLATAAETANLRTSFRQEVAVWHKLDHPNVTKFVGASMGTSDLKIPSNNTSSMGQNSLPSRACCVVVEYLPGGTLKKYLIRNSRKKLSFKIVVQLALDLSRGLSYLHSKKIVHRDVKTENMLLDLNRTLKIADFGVARVEAQNPRDMTGETGTLGYMAPEVLDGKPYNRKCDVYSFGICLWEVYCCDMPYADLSFAEVSSAVVRQNLRPDIPKCCPSSFANILRKCWDANPDKRPEMDEVVRLLEAIDTSKGGGMIPEDQASGCFCFTPRRGP from the exons aTGGATTTGAAGAAATATAGAGAAGAAAGTGAAGGTGAAAGTGGTATCATGAGATCAGAATCAAGAAGCCTTGGTTCATCCCCAAAGAATTCAAGTGGTCAACTAGGGTCAAAGTCAAAGGATTTGGGTAATATGAGTAATAATAAAGATTCATTTTTGAGGGCTGATAAGATTGATTTCAAGAGTTGGGATGTGCAATTGGATAAGCATTTGAGTAGGGTTTGGTCAAGagataaagaaaaagaaacaaatacTAAAAAAGAAGAGTGGGAAATTGATTTGGCAAAATTGGATATTAGGAATGTTATTGCTCATGGTACTTATGGTACTGTTTATAAAGGTGTTTATGATGGTCAAGATGTTGCAG TGAAGGTATTGGATTGGGGAGAGGACGGTCTTGCCACTGCTGCCGAGACCGCAAATCTGCGTACGTCTTTTCGACAAGAGGTTGCTGTGTGGCATAAGCTTGATCATCCAAATGTCACCAAG TTTGTTGGAGCTTCAATGGGAACCTCGGATCTTAAGATCCCGTCAAACAACACGTCAAGTATGGGTCAAAACTCGCTACCGTCTAGGGCTTGTTGTGTTGTAGTAGAGTATCTTCCTGGTGGGACCCTCAAGAAATATTTGATCAGGAATAGTAGAAAGAAACTCTCTTTCAAGATTGTTGTTCAACTCGCTTTAGATCTCTCTAGAGG TTTAAGCTACCTTCACTCTAAGAAGATTGTGCACCGGGACGTTAAAACTGAAAATATGCTCTTGGATTTGAATAGAACCCTAAAGATTGCTGATTTCGGAGTTGCTCGTGTTGAAGCTCAAAACCCTCGAGACATGACCGGTGAAACGGGAACACTTGGTTACATGGCACCAGAG GTTCTTGATGGAAAGCCTTACAACCGGAAATGCGATGTCTATAGTTTCGGCATATGCTTATGGGAAGTGTATTGTTGTGACATGCCTTATGCTGATCTGAGTTTCGCCGAAGTATCTTCTGCGGTTGTTCGTCAG AATTTACGGCCCGACATTCCTAAATGCTGCCCGAGTTCATTTGCTAACATTTTGAGAAAATGTTGGGATGCAAATCCCGACAAGAGACCCGAGATGGATGAGGTCGTGAGATTGTTAGAGGCGATAGATACAAGTAAAGGTGGCGGGATGATACCCGAAGACCAAGCCTCGGGTTGTTTTTGTTTCACTCCGAGACGTGGCCCGTGA